CAGAAGACTCGAGTCCAAGATGCTCCTCATGAAACCAATCCTCACAGAGGCAGCATTGTAACATTTctacttgttcttcaacatctGGATCTGGATAAGGACGACCACATGTGCAATATGAACCTTTGAAGTTGTGATTATAGGAATTCTCAGTGTTCTCTACATCTTTATTTGGAAGAATCTTGCAGTAAAATTCACCAAACTTCGAATTCCCACAGTCACACCTAAAGTTTCTTTTTGTCCATAGTTCCACAATCTTTGGAACATAGAAATAATGAAACCATAGGTTAGTAGTGTCAGCATTGATAAAGCAAACAAAATTTGACTGTTATTATACATTAGAAAATTTACCATTCCTAGTAACAAAACATTTTCAATCAAACAATAACAGAAAAATTTCCCAAATAATCTAGAATTCAAGATTATCATCCATAAAAAAGGGTCACTGTAGATAAATGTCTCAAACCTAACAAAGAAATTGTGTGTTTGGATTTTACTCATCTTGAGCTCATATCAGTCCATAATCAAAAGCTTCATACAACTTCAAATAAATATTGCCACAGAAAATCAAAAAACTATTCCCCCTAAAATTATCAAAACCAAACATGCACTGTGTCTAACTTGTTAATAAAAGAGAGTATGTGATTTTACCAAACAAAGTGTATTATTTACCATCATTTGCATGCAATTAGGCACCCCACACAGACAGACTAAAGATCAGACAACTACACAACTTAGGATTTTAAGAAACTGCATAAAATAAACAtgactaatataaataaaaaataacatccCTTTTAGTATCTTTATTTACAAAGATGCACAATAACAGGCAAGTTCCCATTTGATGTCCGCACAAATGAAATGAAAGGTTTATTTCAGTGAGGAGAGGAATATATTCAGCTCTTAAGTTCCATCATAAGAACTACCTGGTGGCCATCATGACAAGACAATGAGCAAGCAGTGCAAACTCCAGCATTCCCATCCGGAGTGCAGGTGAGGCAAGAGAAAATCGCCTGCCTTTTCAAATAACCTTTGCCATAGGTACACTCTTTGCCATCATCACCGCCCAAAACTAAATCAACTTCCTTTGAAtgagtaaagaaaaaaaaaaaacataaagtGTCAACATTTTCAAGTCATATACAACATTATTAAATAAAGTTCAACAACATAAAGCAGCAATAAAACTAGCACTTAAGCGCAACAAAAACATGCTTTTAAGATATAGAACTATACTGGAAGGCGGAAGCAATGAACATACAGTTCACGAATAAAATTTATAGAATGTTTAAAAGTTGGTGAAGACTCACATGTAGTTgttttcatgtgaagttgatagtcgAAAACCATTAGataatttgactaaattgtCATCTAACTGTTTTTGGCTATCAACGTCACATGAAAATAAATGCATGTGAGTTTCCATCATTATTTCAAAACTACCAATGAGACTGAAAGTTATTTGGAGCCTAGCtccaagagagagagagagagagagagagagagaggaaaaaaACTGTTCTACCTAACCTGCCACTGCTCTACACTGATATTAAGGCTGCGTCAAAATTCATCCACACTATGAGAACAGATATTTGAgaaacaaattattttattttggatgCACTTATATCATCTTTGGTGCTTATTCAGCATTCAATTTACTTGTTCACAAAATAAATAGGTCATTAACACAAATGACTTAATGACAACCAAAGAACAAGCACAAAAAACTATTTATTTGGAACAGAATTTAGATCCACTCAAGTAGTCAGCAGAGAGGCTATGatttcttattaaatatcttAAAGCATAAAACCAAGTATGTGCTTTAGACTGGGATTTCCATGACATCTCAGATATGAAACAAACTCACAATAACCAGCATTTACTAGGAAACCAATCTACGCCAAAGTGCATAAATATCAATTAATCTACAATAAGATATCACATGCTCAACTACAGTTTGTGCTTCTAGTTACATAAAATATACAGCATTTCACAGACCAAATGAAGCACCTCGATGAAACCGTCAAAGTCCTCACATATAACTATCAAGTAATTTACATTCACTTAAAATGCGGCTAATCTGAGTCCTTCGAGTCAAGGCTCTGAAGCTATCAAGTATGTGTCAGTGTTACAGGTTAAAGGACCACAGGCAATGACACTAGGTTGTAAGTCGCAAGAACGGCAAAAGCAACCCCACCGTAGTCAAAGTATTATTAAGCCACACAATGTAATTCCAGATATTCACATTAAACATAACCCATATTAAACATAACGTCGTAAAGGCAACAATTTATTTATGGTAGCCGTCATTAAATCAGTTTAACATTATAAAGgcaataatttaattttggcAACCGTTACTTGAATTAGATGGCAAGTAAGCCAAGTATGAAGATTCTTTATCATAGCAGTGCCCGGTACCAACAACCCCAAATATATTTCATAAACTCACTGTATCTTTACCCAAATCCCCTTTACAGCGCATAAAGGGCATGAAGCTCCAGCTCCCTTTTAAATCTTAACCATCAAAATGACTTGTAGTAATTGAGCAAGAAGTTTGACCTACTATCCTCCTCTGCTACCATGTGTTTCAAACATACCATAATACCCAGAGCCAGtcatataattttcaaaaaggataacgataaaaaaaaatccatatAACATATAGCTCGTAATCACAGTATAAAGATGAGTGATAACATAAACCAAACAAAGTCAAGTAAAATCGGAGAATTAATTCAAGCATGAGAAACACATAACACCTCACATCACATAGGTATTAAAGTATTTGGAGAATGACTAACCAGTTCACGTTCCTCAACTTCCTCAAGGTACTCGTTGAGAGTAACAGCCTGCTCAGCTTCTTCCTCAAACGTAGCGTCCATTTTCACTTACAAATCCGTTACTTCTGGCTTCGGAATTTCACGATCAGTTCCTAAATTATGAAAGTGAATCCATGAACTACCGCTAacaaatagataaaataaagcGTACGAATAGGGCACGAGTTCAATTGGTGAAGAACATAGACGTATACCACTGAATTACGAAACCCTAGATTCCACGAAAGCAAATGGTGAAACTGAAAATGAAGGTAAACAAAATAAAGAAGCGAAGAATAATCTGAAGTCTGACCTAATCTTGAGAGTCGGAGCTAGAATTTGATTGGATCAATTAGGTGACATTTTGAAGCAGCAGAAGTTAGCAGTAGAAATGCGAAGCAGAGAAGAGCCGTGAGTTTTGGTTTTGCGAAAAATGGAGTTAGGGTTATTATATAGTGGGCTAAGGTGGAGCTAAGGAAGGACTAAGGACCATAAGGACATTTTCCCGCCAGATATCCAAGGGTTGCAACTTGCACGTGTTCGGAGTGGATTTTGTTTGCAAAATCAAATGCTAAATTATCTTCTTCCCTCCAAATTACCATTTCCACCCATTatccctatatatatatatatatatatatatattaaaattacatATACATTAAGatcatttattatatttatatcacacattttttaaataatcgactatcaaaaaataaattgtttacaatagaataattaaatttatttataataatataataataaaaactattatatgctaaatatgtatttttatgtGTAATAGTTTATTGGTGACTATTTTTTTGTACGTTAAGTATAAACGTAGTATAAGTATTATtttgtatgtatatatttaaCAAAGTATACAGTATATACCCTTTCATTTAGAATTATGATGaatgatataaaaaattatgtgtAATGTTCATATGCTGGCCTAAAGTTCAGCTAGGCCTAAAGTAAGTAAAGCCCAATCAACATATAAGGGCTTCACCTGCACCTACTCGACTTTGTGGAGCTTAGACTCGACAACGTCAACCTTGACTTTACCTAATGGGATCAATAAACTAACTCTTACAATCTATCTCCTTCATTTAGACGGGAGATTTCAACAACCTCCCCAACAAAGAGACAGTTATCTACTATCAAAGATGGAGCTACTCAAAAGGTGGTTAGAGATTCTACACCTATAATTATAAATACCTAAACATTCTCAGGTATTCTTTGAACCAATCTACTAAAACCTACTTAAACATTtactaacttaagtatcggagtcccttgcaggtactaCCCCCCACCTTCATCAAGATGTCGGACGGCGGCACCACAGCAACAGAAGACATCAGACCAATCACTCAAAGGCGTTTGGATCTCACGTTCAAGCCCAAACCAGCCTAGTTTCAAATAACCCACAGAATATTGACGCCGTTACTGAGGACCTAAAAGTCAATATTGTAGTTGGCAGATGACATCCCAGAAGATGGACATACAACTTCCGATTCTAAAACCCACGAACAAGAACAACACAACGATGATCGTGCACTAGTCATACTTCCCAGACCCTATAGAGGAAAAGGTGTGGCCAGAGACCCATCAAACCCGAAACGACACGGAGTAAGCTCGGAAGTACACTGGCCTGAAGGATCAAGAAGAAGAGATCCTACAGAACTAATAGGTCTCGTTTACGGACATCAAGGCCGACTTGAACAGCTCGAGCAATAGCAAGAGAAGCAACGAGAATCTGAAAGAGACATAAGAAAAGAAGTACAATGACGAAAGAAATTAGAAGAAAAGCTTTTGAAATTGGAAGCCAACCTTCGAGGTTGGAGTAACCATACAGATCGAGAAGAAACCCCTTTTGGAGGAGGAGAAGCTAGGGTTTCCAAAACCTTTAGAAGCcatgatatggacctctacgataGAACGACCGAACCAAGACACCATCTAAGTAACTTTAAAAGACGAATGTACTTGGCTAACGTGTCAGATGCAACTTATTGCAAAGCTTTTCCGACGACATTAACCAAGGCAACAATGAAGTGGTTTGATAGTCTACCACCCAGGTCTATAACTTGTTTCGACGACCTTGCAAGGAGTTTTCTTACCTGATTCTCTATCCAAAAAGACAAGATCAAATACGCTCCAAGTTTTCTCGGGGTCAAGCAAGAAGTCGAAGAAACTCTCCAAACTTATATGGAAAGATTAAACAAAACCTGCCTGGAGATTCAAAATTTGCCTACGGAAGCAGTCATAATGGGCCAGTTAATGGCCTCAAACAGGGCAAAGCTAGACAATATTTACTAGGGGGTCAATattctttttaactttttattttaacaaaaaaagttaaaataactctatatataattttaattaaaaataacaactaaaacttaaaatttattttttataagataACTGAACATattgtatattaaaataattaaacacaaatatctcaaaactaatttcaaataTTGTAAATATAAGTTGTTACATACTTGTTTTTAGAATCTTCAGATACTATTCAATTTCTTTTTAGACGTTCCctgcaaaattattaaaaaaatgtattataCTTCAACCTTCAtgtaaataatttaaatcacaaccataacttatgcaataaaaaaattagtaacaaTATTATTAGaactgaaataaataaaaatttacaaCTTACATAGACAATTGAGTTCGACATTTTTTCCTTGATTCAAAATCATCTATTATTGAATCTGTAGTGAAAGTAGTTGCAATTTCTTTCTCAATGTAAATGACTAAAACATCTGCAAGAAATTTATCTGCTATTTTACTCTGAAATCTTGTTTTAACAATTTTCATTATCGAAAAAGCTTTTTCTGTTGTTGCTGTAGATACTGAAAAAATTAAGACATTGCGAATCAGTTTATCAACTAAATGATAagttattgattttaatttgattttgaaaatgacAAACAAACCAGGTGCTTCTATTTGTCTTTTGGCTCACGGATGTATATATTTCTCAAGAACTTAGTGTTGTActacatataaaaataaaatatatattatatagtaCCATTAGTTTGGCTAGAAGAAATATTTAGGAGAAGAAATTAGATTGAAAGTGGAGAACAGTTGGGATGACTGTGGAAGCCTGAAAATTAGAATGGGTAAGAGACTAAGTGTAGTAGTGCAGTAGTGCAGTTGCCAATTGGTATTTGCTGAGTGATGCGCCACACTATTTTCGGTAAGAAGAATGTTTAAAAATAtgagaatttattatttttgtttattaattaattaaaagtgtGGCTGCATCATATAGGATAATAAAGAGATTGAACAGGATATAAATCATAGGATTCAAGCAGATTGGTCAAAATGATGGAGTACGTCTGGTTTTATATGTGACAAAAAATgcctttaaaatttaaaaaggtaAATTTTATCATATTGCTATCAGATCGGCTATACTTTATGGTACAGAGTGTTGGACGTCCAAAGGAgagcacgaacataagttaAGCGTgacagagatgaagatgttgagatgaaTGATTGATCGTATGCGATTGGATAGAATAAGGAACGAAAATATAATAGAGAGAGTTGGAATAGTacctattataaaaaaaatggtaTAATCAAGTCTCAGGtagtttggacatgtgagaagaaaaCCAACAGAGCATCCAGTCAGGAGGATGGATGGGATGAAAGATTGACAATGGgtgaaaggaagaagaagaccTAAGAAGATCATACATGAGGTgatcaaacgagatctacatgtaaacggccTCTGTACATATATGACATGTGATAGAACTTAATGACGTCGTTTGATCCCACCTAGTATCCCACCTAGTAGGACAAGACtttgttattattgtttaaaaatataagttaaGTACATTGTTGgattattagattaaaaaaattgagttgatagttaaaaataatagtcaaaaataataaattttaaaaattttttaatatttctatttCATTATGTTGACCtcttttatctctttttcttttttttttattttctttattttgttaagtaaagagttgtcacaaatacaataataaaattagtCATACAACAATGCACTACAAATACAAATCAATCGCAAAGACCAagtattttacaaaaataataatatttaattcaaTAGTTTAGTATTGAAATATTCTAATTCATAAAGGCCAAAGTTTTGGAGttttttttttagagaaaaCAAGCAACAAATGCTTACAAAATATTCCAAACACTTATCCTTTAACTAGGatcacaagaaaaacaaaatatctctcaatacaaaaattaatatttgaatattaaaaaaaagacatTGTCTTAACATCTTAACCAAGAAGGCAACCAGGAGTAAAGATAGACAATATTTACTAAGGGACCAATattctttttaactttttattttaacaaaaaaaattaaaaataattatatatataattttaattaaaaataacaactaaaacttaaaatttattttttataagataactgaacatattatatattaaaataattaaatacaaatatCTTAAAACTAATTTCAAATATTGTAAATATAAGTTGTTACATActtgtttttaaaatcttcAAATACTATTTAATTCCTTTTTAGACGTTTCCagcaaaattatttaaaaaatgtatTATGCTTCAAGCTTCAtgtaaataatttaaatcacaaccataacttatgcaataaaaaaattagtaacaaTATTATTAGaactgaaataaattaaaatttacaatttaCATAGACAATTGAGCTCGACGTTTTTTCCTTGATTCAAAGTCATCTATTATTGAATATGTACTGAAAGTGGCTGTAATTTCTTTCTCAATGTAAATGACTAAATTATCTGCAAGAAATTCGTCTGCCATTTTACTCCGAAGTCTTGTTTTAACAATTTTCATTACCGAGAAAGCTCTTTCTGTTGTTGCTGTAGATACTGAAAGAGTCAAGACATTGCGAATCAGTCTATCAACCAAATGATAAGttcttaattttcttgtttcctTCCATCTTTGACATAACTCGGAAAGTGTCCCAACATCTTTTAGATGATTCGGTATATCAGATGTATAATGTTGCAATtgagcattcaagagaatcatTTCATGATCAGAAAAATCTAAAGGATAAAACTTTTCAGCTAACTTGCATATATTCTGAATATTAAACAACTTAAAATTGTCTTTAGGGTCCAAAGCAGTACTTA
The genomic region above belongs to Arachis stenosperma cultivar V10309 chromosome 5, arast.V10309.gnm1.PFL2, whole genome shotgun sequence and contains:
- the LOC130980510 gene encoding uncharacterized protein LOC130980510 → MHVISTSKLLLQKLRDNGWCNLLGIVKKFCEKHEIDIPDMSTQYTVGRGRSRQPKITIEHHCRVDVFFTAIDSQIQELNSRLNEEIMELLTLSTALDPKDNFKLFNIQNICKLAEKFYPLDFSDHEMILLNAQLQHYTSDIPNHLKDVGTLSELCQRWKETRKLRTYHLVDRLIRNVLTLSVSTATTERAFSVMKIVKTRLRSKMADEFLADNLVIYIEKEITATFSTYSIIDDFESRKKRRAQLSM